Part of the Oncorhynchus masou masou isolate Uvic2021 chromosome 24, UVic_Omas_1.1, whole genome shotgun sequence genome is shown below.
CCCCGCCTGTCATCAGGGCTCTTATCAAAAATACATACCAGACCATAATCACACTACGACTGGCTGCCAACATACCTCAGGAGGCAGACACATGAACACGGATGAAAgatggggggcagagagagggagacataagAAAGTGGGACAAAGAGAAGGGATAGGTTGAAAAAGAGAAGTAGGTTTTCAACAGCCGTATTTGAACTTATTTGACACAATAAAGACAAAATGCTTTCTTTTGAAACACTGCTCTCTCAGCACACAGGCACTTACAGTTCTGCTGCGGCATATGCTGCAGACACAAACATGAGCGCAATTGTCCCCATTATGAACAACTGTCCTGAGAAGGTGACTGTGAGCCCCTAGGTGATGACTAGTGGGTCAGGGTGTCACCCAGTAACAGTTCTGGACCACTCATGACTTGTGGTGTTACTCAACAGTAACTGATCTGTGTGCCTTTTACAGATGATGTCAGGAACCCACTTGGGTCTTTTGAGGTAGTTCCGAGCTTAGACAGTTTCTCCAGGATTGAAAGCTCTGTCCTTTGCTCTCAGTTCACAACATTTTTTGACTTGACTCACCTGTTAATGTTGTACTGTCTCCTTTGCGTTCAGAAATTTGAGTAGGTCAAAAGTTGTGCATAGCTCGCTCTTCATGAGTAGCGGGAAGCTGTTCAAGCATTGGTGCAGTGTCCCTTGACCCGGAGACACTTTTAAGGCATGTTTCATGAAGATGGATATTACGGTGCTGAACTGATGTGCCATAGCCCATTCACCGGTAGGAATGTGGCCATTTCTTGGGACACTAGCTGTGGTCCATTTGGAGTAGGAGTGGCGATCTGAACCGAATAAACACTTCCCCAAGCTTCTCGATTGTCTTCTCTGCAGTAGTAGACTTCAATCTCTGGCCACCTGCTATGAGCATAGACAACCATGAGAAACATTCTGTATTTGAATGGACCTGCTAAGTGGACGTGTATGCGTTGCCACACCTCCCCCAGCCAATCCCACAGATGAAGAAGTGCAAGTTGAAGTACGTTGCAAACCTTCTGAGATGAGGAACACGTTTTTGCTTCTCCTCAATGCTTCCATCCAATCCAGGCCACCAAAAGTAGCTTGTGTGATTTCCTTCATGCGAACCATTCCACATTGACCTGAGTGTAGATGTTGCAACACTGGTTTCCCCAGCAAAGACGGAATGATAACTCTCCTCCCCCACAGCAGACAACCGGACTGTACTGACAGCTCAGTTCTCCTGGAGAGGTAAGGTTTCAGTTCCGGAGCATCCCCTGCAgatttacctttgatgatgtcCATCACTTcagataacaccgggctgtttcTTGTGTTTCTCCACACTTCTGTTGAAATGACTGGTGCGTTTTCCACACCCACCACCATAAGCATGGATCTATTTCACCACAACAGTCCAAGAAGTACATAGGAACTGGCTAAATAGCAGGAATTTCTGCCACTGAACAACTGACAGCTATCATCTTCCCAGTACTTTTGCACATGCAGACTGACAGGAAATACATTTTTACTTTGCTGTGATGCCTATTGTGCTGTGACGTGTTTTAGAGACTCTCCTGCAGATGTGCACGTGGTCCAATCATATGTATATGCTCCTTTAATGCCGAAATTACTTTTTGGGATTTTTTTAGGTTAATATTTAGGATCAATAATTATCATACAATATCATTCACCATTTCACGTGTTATATgtaaaaatcaaaacaaatgtgtaTTGGTCCACAcatatatttagcagatgttgttgtgggtgtagcgaaattcttgCGTTCCTGCCATATAAGTTGTCATATATCTTGACAATTACTATCGCCACAGCCCCTCTACAGTAGTTATCAACACTTTTCTGTCAAATAAAGGATGTTTTGTTATGTCATCCGAACCGACCAAACTGTTGCACGGGGCATTCATTTTCTCCTTGTGTTTGGCTGGCGGATCCACGTGAGGGGCGGCAGGGAGCCGAGAGAGCGTACTGTTGCCAGTAGCCAATCAGCGAGAAGCATTTCTTTGGCACTATAAAAGTCACGGTGCTTTCATAGTGCACAGTATTCACACAGTTGGTTCAAGTGAACAATTGAGAGGTTGTTGTGTTTTGAACTAATAAAAGCGATTACTTTTGCTATTATTGAACAATTTGGATTTAGCATTGTCTTGAAAACTGAACAAGGAATTAGTCAAAATGCGTCTGATACAGAACATGTCAACCATCGCGGAGTTTGCGATCCCAGAGTGTCCGTCTAACCGGACCATCAAAATAGCGGTGATTGGGGGCAGCGGAGTTGGCAAAACAGGTAAATTGACAAATCAGTTCAACTAAATGTTGACAACTGTATTTTAGTAACTGATGTTATAAATGCATAGGCTACATGATGATTAACTTATGGTCTTCTATTCCAGCTCTGGTAGTAAGATTCCTGACAAGGCGCTTTATTGGCGACTATGAGAGAAACGCAGGAAACCTTTATTCAAGAGAGGTCCAAGTGGACGGAGAGCAGGCAGCCATCCAAGTCCAGGACACGCCGGGTGTTGATGTAAGTTCACTATTTGCTTTTCGCTACGTTTCCAAATGCGCTCGAGACCACTGCGTTTGAGTGCCCACAGACCAACATTTATTTAGGCTAGTCCACCAGAGCCTCTGATCAGTGTTAGGTTTTCTGAATGAATAAATCAGTATCTACTGTAGTCACAAAACCATAGTAGGCTATGTGAAGTTTGCTTTCTGTTCAGAGTTCTTCCCTCCCTGCTCTGGGCACTAATCCAAACCCACAGATTTTGTTCTTACTAAAAGTGCAGAGGTTTTGTTTTTTAGTCTGGCCTTCTAATTTCCCATTCAGAGAATGTCTGAGCCAGGGATACATGATACCCCACTTATGTCTCCTTAATCATCATCACCCTGTTCCCCTTTACTCActcaggaggagagagtagaggcaggAGAGGAGTAACATTTCAGCCCACTGGTTGACTAGACTACAGCAATCAATTTATTAAAACATACCTGTTGCATAATGATGGGAACATATTTGGTCTGGCATGAATTTAAATCACTTAGCTATGAGTCTGTCCAGGTTGGATTTTATGAAGTTAATTCATGTATTTTTAAACACTGTTCTAAATGAGTTCCAATGTAACAGTTCTCTAATCATGATCTCCATGTTCTCCTCAGGTGACATGCAACGGCCTCAGCCTCCCTGATCATGTGACCTGCTCCATCCAATGGGCAGATGCTGTGGTGTTGGTCTACTCTGTGACTGACCGCCATAGCTTTGACCTGATTGGCCAGTTGCACCAGCTGGTGGCCCGCGCGGGCGGGGCCAACGTGCCTCCCGTCATCCTGCTGGCCAATAAGGCGGACCTGCTGCACATGAGGCGGGTGGATGCCGAACAGGGCCCCTTGCTGGCGGCGGCGCTGGGCTGCTCCTTCTACGAGGTGTCAGCCAGCGAGGACTACAGCCAGGTGCATGGGGCCTTCCACAGGCTGTGCTGCCACATGGCCAAGCAGCAGCCCCAAGCCTCCCTGTCCTCCCACACCACAACTGGAGCAGCAGAAAAGAAGGGGCGCTCACCCCTCATCCCCAGGCCCAAGTCCCCCAACATGCAGGACCTGAAGAGGCGCTTCAAGCAGGCTCTGTCGGCTAAAGTCAGGACGGTCACCTCTGTGTGAGAAGTACTTGGCTTCGTCTACTACACAACATGGTCCAGAGTGGCTACAGAAAATACATTGAATGAGGAGAAACGAGGACAGAAGATCCCTGTCTCGTTTGGGGACTCAATCCTGTATGGAGATAGAGCAGCCTGACCTGCGACGAGCAGCCTGACCTGCGACGAGCAGCCTGACCTGCGACGAGCAGCTCTGACCTGCGACGAGCAGCCTGACCGAGGTCACTGTCTGACAGAGGTCATGACCTGTGGGGTGAAACTGTTCACTGAGTCTGCAGACATCTGCTATGAGGGACAGCAGCGGGGAGGTGTTGGTATGTCAGTCCACCAGAAGGGACAGAGGAGCTGAATGAAGCCCAGACACAGTCCAGATTGTGTGAACACTGACATCTTCTCCTGGTAACAAAAGCCTTGACGGACACTGCAGAGTATTTTTAGCTGGCGGCAATTTATAGTTTACATTTTGTTTTTCCCCTCGGGCTGCCACTGCATGGCAATGCTAAAAGACACTGACACTGTTCAGTTTCTCATCTGTCAAACTCATGTTCCCCAGTGCATTCCTTGTACAACAGCCAAAACCATCATTCTGCACATTATGGTAGTGAACTATGAGTGGAAGGCAGGATCACTGTGGGGCAGCAGGGTATGGATATGGGGCTGGGTGGGATGTTGTGGTTATTTGTAATGCACTTTAAGAAAACCAAATGGTTGACTTATTTGTCATACTTTTGAAAATAAAATGATTGCATTCATGATGACTCTGTATTTTACTCATGAGGTTATAAGACAAAACAACTTCTACAAGCCAGGTATGAACCATGT
Proteins encoded:
- the LOC135513013 gene encoding ras-like protein family member 11B codes for the protein MRLIQNMSTIAEFAIPECPSNRTIKIAVIGGSGVGKTALVVRFLTRRFIGDYERNAGNLYSREVQVDGEQAAIQVQDTPGVDVTCNGLSLPDHVTCSIQWADAVVLVYSVTDRHSFDLIGQLHQLVARAGGANVPPVILLANKADLLHMRRVDAEQGPLLAAALGCSFYEVSASEDYSQVHGAFHRLCCHMAKQQPQASLSSHTTTGAAEKKGRSPLIPRPKSPNMQDLKRRFKQALSAKVRTVTSV